A stretch of DNA from Syngnathus acus chromosome 1, fSynAcu1.2, whole genome shotgun sequence:
tgttttgttgtcataATACAGATCGCCATCATACCAACAACAATTAAAATCAGCAGACCTTCACAATCTCTAAACACAACAGTTTGGCATCACATCTGAAAGCTTATCATTTCTGAATGGCACTTGTGCTTATGTATTGAGCTGTATACACACATTTTGATGCAGTTGTTACAAACAAGGTCAAAGACACATGAATAAGGTTTGGAGGacattgaatataaaaaagcCTTATGATGAAATGGAACTGTGTCATCTCACAATTTATGAACTTGAAATTAACCATGATGGTGACCTTATGCCTGTCGCTGCTGCACAATGAAAAAACTctccaaattgttttatttattttttgacaaaaaacaaagtttgcatgttttattgCAGAAAATAGTTCACAATAATCCAAAATGGCAAACCTCTCGTGATGACAAAATGAGTTATGCAGATTTACTTTTCCCAAGTCATGAGTAGGCACCATCGGGTTGAGTGTAGCAAGAGACTAATGTCCACATAcacatgaatttaaaaataaaattcctaTCCTCATGTCAAAAATAAAGGTATCATTATCACTAATATTAGTGGTTTTGGCGCGTTTCGGCTGCAAGTTCATGCCAAAGCAGGAGGTGGTGCTATAACATCTATCAGTAAACCTCTTTGACATTCAAGCATTTGCAGAAAAGAAACGAGAGACGTCAAGGGAAAGGAGTGGATTAGCTCATTTGGAAATTAAGTTCAAAAATGAATtagcaataaataaaactgccACACTTGGCAAATGCAGAAATACGTAAGTGATGTTTTGGGATTGTGGGTGGAAGCAGAGCAGAGAGAGTGCTCCACACTGGAAGGCCGGAGCTCACTATGGAACCTTGAACTTTTTAAGTGCGAGGCACATGTAATAACCACTCCCCACTGTGCTGTCCTCATACAGAAGATCAAAATGGGGAACAAGCGTACACAGTTCTGCTACATCCCGCCTCTGTTACAACTGATGCTACTTCATCAGGACAATGGTGTCATGGTGGTGGAGGCAATCGCACTTCAAGCAAACTGTAGGCAAAAATGTTCCAGAACACGGCGCAGAGCACAAACAAAGTGTAGACGCAGAAGAAGATCCAAAAGAGGGATTGCTCCTGAAGCCGCTGCTCGTAGTTCTGCAGGACCACCACGCCCAAGGTGAGACCCACCATCACCCCGCCCAAGTGAGCTACAAAGCTGGGGTTGGGGCAAGGAGGAAATGCTGGCGGGTAAAAGCGGAGCCACACCGCCCGGCCAAATTCAACACTCACTGtgtttgcaaagaaaaaaaaagaaaagttcaaTAAATATTGGTTCAAATATCTTACAGGTTGACTAAATCAATCAGACTTACTGCACACCAGAGCCATGGCCATCCGGAATAATTTAAACTGACACTTCATGCCGGACCAGTTCTATAAAGGAAAGACAGCATGAACAGTAAGACAATCAATATTAGGGTCCAAAATCAAGTCTTCTCCCTTCACAAAATGTCTAGGAATGTACGGCATGTTCAGAAGCTGCTGCACCTGCAGCCGGGTCCCAAAAAAGAACCTGCTTTGATGATGAAGTGTCGTGAGTGATTTGATAACCATCGAACTCATCACGTTGAGTCACACACAACACAGAGACGCACACGCATTTATTACCATGACTACATTGGCCAGGTGAGCAGAAACCAGAGCGTACACCCCACCAGACGAACCGACCACGGGAGCCGTCATGTCAGTGACGGACACGGCCAGAGAGCCTGCGGAGATCAGATGCATCACATGTGAGAAAACGTCACCGAGATTAATTTTAGAACCAATACGGCAAGTGCGATAAATGATAATACAAGTCTTCAAAGTGTGTCTAGATTGAACTGCCCACCGAAAAATAAGAAAGCAATCTATACAGTTTTACTTCAAGGCTTCACAGTTGTAATAAAACGAAACTATCCAttttccattcattaaaaagaatCTCCTAGCGATTATGTGAAGCTACCGTAATTGAATTAGTGTTGGATTAAATGAGCAATAAAGATGTTATTCTGACCCTGGAAACTGAAGTGTTTATCCTGttaacaaaatacaattggCTGCATGCAAAGCACCCAAACATGAAgtttgctttttattgttttcctttgtttACAGCCTTCATTCAGCTGTCGACATACGAGTTCATTGAGTCCCACAAAAGGACACGAGTGTGCGTCCTACCAAGAAGGCAATTGACTGCTCAATAACTCAAGACTTGACCTATGAACTCTGCCCTTGACCTCACTGTGTATGTGCCAGCCCCTGTCATGCTTGTTTGGATGTTCTTAGCACTGGATTATTTTAgtgataaatataaaaacttttttataaATGACTTCAAAAATAACGCTAGACTAGCAAGgtgaaaatgcattaaaaaaaattaactaaaATAGTCAAAAACTGGATTATACATACATGAATATATAATTAATCAgattcattattttcttattcATGTCCACTAACAAAGCCGCTCCATTCGATTTTTATAGCTGGATGTTAAATTTAGCTGTCAATAAGTGATAAAATATATACTTGCAAGTAATGACTGAACAGTAAATGTGTGAGGGTGATCAAAATGTGACGCCCCATTTACACTGATGTTTATTTGATCACGTTGATGTCTGGGAGGAAATATGACTCGCAGGCAGGCACGGTCGATACAAAAAGCCGCCCTCCCCCTTCTCGCCGTTGGTGGTCGATATCTAATTAAAACAGCTGACTTGCGTGTGCCTGATTTACGCAACCTTTCCCTGCTCATTTCACTCTGGGCTTAATTCTTTACGGGCCGCTTCGGCTGCTACCCACAGGGGGCTTTTCACTGACCTCTGCACTcaaccaccacacacacacacacgcgtgccaGCAACCACACAGTGGGAGAGATTCAGAGACGGAGACAATTTGCATGAATAGTAATCAAAAGTCTGAATGCAGTATTTCATATTTAGCAATTTAGCACGCTCCCCTCGACGACAATAGCCTGTGAAGAATAATGAGGCGAGAAGAATGTGACGACAATAGCTTCATTCAAAGGTCCATCTTTGGTTTGTTATTAAACCAATTATTGAGTGCAATTTTATGCCTTTTATTTGATTGAGCTACCCTAGCTATAACTCTTATGGCACTGTTGTACATGTCAAGGGGGGGGCTTTTGAGGGACCCTGCTCAACCCCCACAACTGGAAGGAATAAAGCAGCACAGAGCCATCTGTCCAGAAGACCCCCATCACACAGACATACATACGACATAATCGGAACGTGATTCTGAAGAGCAAACAGATGGGGCGAGCAATTAGGTTTGAAAGGTGAGACCTTGCGTTTTTATATCAGAGAGAAGATGTACGTGTATTGTCAATTAATATGAAGTCATGCAGCGCTTGGTGGCCCACACACCTGCCAAGACGCCACACGCGTAGACCAGTCCGATCCTCGCCGCCCCGTGGACCATCTCCAGGGGGACTCCCACCAGCAGCTGCATGGCCATATTCAGGCTCAGGTGTTCAATGCTATCACACATGCAGATGGAATAATCAggagaaaaaacaattcaTAGAGGTGGAGTAGGATTTGGAgcaaaagcaatattatctAAAAAGTTCTCCCTCAACCTTCAGAGCTTCAGTTTCCTTTTGTCTAACCCTCATTTAGCAGCGGACACACTCATTCATGTCCAAAATCCATAATAATTGAGCCTCTCTTCATCTGTCCCTCATTTGCTCATGTTCGCTGTCTGAATCAAAGCACCGCTTTATGTTTGTTGACGGATAAATGACAAACTCGTAAAAGAGGACGCGGCGGTAAATAAAGCCCAgctcaaaaagtttggactCCGTTGAGCACACAACAAAGAGCCGCAGCAGGAATGAGTGCAAACCTTCCCAGCAAACAAGAACGCAACCAAGTGTGCCAATAATCTATTTAGCGCATGACAAACCACCAACGCCAGATGGTTCAATGATCAGGAAGGAAACGATATTGATCAACTGGGTGAGGCCTGACCAAACACTCAGGGACATCTCCAGGGCATGTGACACGCTGAGGAATGACCTCCAATCTACAATCACCAAGTCTCATGTGTGTTAAAGTTTTTTCTTGCCTatgttgcattgtttttttttttgaatggagGCTGTAGTTGACTGTACAACTCACCCAGTGTGCATGAAAACGTAGCTGAGGTACCTCCAGGCCTGGGCCCGGAGCTGGGGGTGGTAAGGTAGAGGACTCTTAAGGAATGATGGGCTGGATACCTGCAGAACTAGGCGGTCCAGATGACACccataataaaagaaaacgaCTACCTAGGACATAAAATACAGACAGTGGCAGTGATTTACAGTGATTACAAACATGGCTCGTTactactaccgtaattttcggactataagtcgcaccggagtataagtcgcaccagccataaaatgcccaaaaaagtgaaaaaaaaccatatatatgtatataaatcgctcctgagtataagtcgcccccccacccaaactatgaaaaaaaccgcgacttatagtccgaaaattacggtattccttttttttttattttttttttttaggtgataCAGTTCCGGCATTTAAGTCTTTTCTCTTCCCTTACTCGATCATTTACCTCAAGAATGGTGATGGTCAGGATCAGCCATGGTGGGGGCCAGTAGTTGTAGCTGTCAAAATACCACTTGCGATCCACTTCGCGCGGCAACGTCTCATAAGCGACATGTCGGACCAGGCGCTGGGAAAGACCCAGGCCGACCTCATCTCGGAGACTGTTGCCTTTTAAGTGCCTGCCCCCCTGGAGGATTGCCCTCCGGAAACTATTGGAGCGCTTGTTGCTCATCTGGAAATCAGagacatttgaaatgaagttCAACACACTCATGCAGTCTAAGTGAACACGGGGCGAATAAAGGAATAGGCCTCagtgttccaatacttttgtcaagAACTGTACTCTGACAAATCCACTCAACGCATGACTGAAGCGCCATAACAGCGCTTTCTGAGAACAGGCCACACAGACCGTAGAATGCCATTATCATCACCTAGCAACCAGCAAAAACTCCTCCCCTTACTGCTGTCTGCCTCCAAGGAGTTGAACTGCAAGCAAAAATGTTCCTTGTATTGCAGTGGTCAACTTAGTCTTGCACAGTGCTTCCACAGTTTCTttgtaaaattattattattaattgttTGTACAAATTAGTAGTAAAGATTATGCTGCAATGAGACTTTGCAGTGCAACTATAGTCAACGTGCCTTTACAACAATCTCCATGACAACATAATGACTCTCCTGCATATTATTATtgaactttaaaaacaaagtgaagaaaataataaaacactcCAGGTACAAATGTTAAAGATACAGTAAAAAACAACtcgtacaaaataaatatgtggCATCGGAAATCCTACAGCGTGCCAAAATGATGTATCTTGTGGTTTGCAAATAAAActaagaataaaatataagACTTATAAAGATGGGAAATCAGGAGAAAAGTAGAAGATGAGTTTTCTTGCACTATTTCATGAGACTTTTAGCATTAGACTAGGGATCAGTATCTGGAGAAGTTTAGTAGAAGCCAATTATTTCCCCCTTTATGTCAGGAGGAAAAAAGTGTGGGAAAATGATTAGTTGCCATGGCCACTTTCAGACGGCACACCAGGGGCAACGCATGCATGGAGATGCTCTCAAGCAATACTCTATCTCCAAAAGACTCCAAATATTGCCTTAAAGCAGAAAAGAATTCTATTCCAGGTTAAGAAATTAGGTAAAAGAGGTAAACATGGCAGATTGCAAATAAGCACGTTAGCGTGTTTAAATGCTAGCATTCATTTAGGTgcactttttatttgtctgCCTTATATTAGGAATATTTTTTCAGTTTAGtttcatatatttaaaaatattaaagtgGTAGGATAATATTATGTTGTATGTGCTCTCAAGTGTCAGAATTATGGAATACGAGTTAAACAGCAAAATCACTGTTTcctcagggggcggccattttgctacTTGCTGCCAActgacaatgacatcacagttgccaggtctcgGGTCGCCAATTAtgaaaaataactaaaaagtCGTGACCGTCTCACCAGGTTGACGAAATCCTGGTAGCAGATTTTTCCATCTGCGTTACCATCTGCCAGGGCCAAGAGGACTTCGAGCTTGTGGGGGTCCAGCTCGGAGCCATGCGTCGCCAAAAGGTCCCTGAAGCGCTCGGTACTGATAAAGCCCGAATTGTCTACGTCATACTGTCGgtgaacacacacagaaagacaaagcaggttgataaaaaataaaaataaagatttggCATCTATTTTCATTAAAGATAGCTTACATATAGAATTATGCCTCTCACGGCTGTCAGAAACTGTTTGCCAAATAGTCAGTAGGACATCAGGCAACAACATGGAAAgcggccattttcttttccctgtGGCCCAACGAAACTAAGGAATTTCGACCGACACACTGCCAATATTGCTTTGTTAGTAGTGTATATTCACAATTTATTTCGTTTTTCCTAGAAAAAGTAGTTAAAAATATGAGTGCTGATGAATTTAATAAACACAGTAGTACAATATCTTCCCCACCCACGCTGACACATTTGAACCagttcagtttgttgtgtgacACCAGGCAGTAAACAGAATGTTGATCGCGTGTGGGAGATGTACATACTGTTCTcaatgtctaaaaaaaaagtaaataatcaCACTAGGCAAGTGCACTTGAACGAGACATGAGGACGGGCAAAAATATTTCGCATCTGCTGCAGAGGAGGCGGAATATACATATTGGCTccctgatgagaaaaaaagaaacaggctGACTATGATTAAACTTGCACTGCATCTCTTAACTCGCACAATATTGTCCCCAGGAAAGCACACCACACACCGCACCACAACTATTctaggcacacacacacgttttatGTAAAAGATAAGTTTTAGTTCACAAAAAGAGCCAACCAACCTTGTGTTGCAGCAAATCAGCCACTTTCTGCTGCAGGCATTTGCccatgatgaagaaaaaacacgaTGCAGTGAATGTCACGACTAAGACAATGAAGGAAGGATaagcgcgtgtgtgtgtgtgtcctgatTGTCATATTGTGTCATATTGTTTGCACCAGACCAAAGAGGGTCATTTCCAACCAGGGCAAAAGGATTATAGTTCAATCCAAGACCCTCACCGAACACCTCCCCcatacacacaacacacaacaaacacacacgttaaCAAAATAATACTCCTAAATATGTCCATTATCTGGCGTGATGTGTGCTTACTTGTCTGACAGCAACAATTGATTTCGACACAAAGTGAAAGTGGCTTCCCATCCAtcctaaaaaaatgttttatactGTTCCTGTTGAAATTAAAcacaattcaatttaaaagcGCTTTTACTCCAAGGCATTTTAATATTATAAACAAAGTTGCTGTCTGTAACTTAAGCGGCTTACAAAACAGTAAAAGGCCAAAGcaccaaattaaaataagTACACATAATATGTGCACAGACCTCAAATGCAAAGTATTCTCTTCTATAATGAGCATTCATACTGAAAGGAACTTTGCAGTCTGGAGAATGAAACGGCGGCGAGGCGAGGCAGCGGGGCATCGGGGGTCTTTCAAAGGGCTGCAGGGTGTTTTGCATTCTCATtgttaaaaacataaatatcaAGGACTTGCCTAAAGCCCAAAGAAATGTCCAGCCTTGTATCAAATATGCAGaaaggcaacaaaaacaagaaatgcaGAAAATAGCTTGCCTTCAGGTGACTGACTGAGtccaaacataaaaataaagcagCTTGTGAAACtcggaaaaagcaaaaatgtaaTCTTGAAAATACTGTTTGGGAAGTGAGGGGGGGGACAGCCTCTTATTGATTCTTAGTTATGGTGAAGATTGAATTTTACAGACAAGCCGGGCGAGCTCTGCAGGACCCAGGGTACAAAGTGTACAGCAGTGACGGCCATGATTTACTGTCGACATCCGTCTATTGCCTCGTTCGACATGCTAGCTAGCTCCAGGTACAAACACCGTGCAAAGACTGACTTCCACTTTGCTTGTGTGACATGACAAGAGTGACGGGTatagcataaaaataaaacagcagcCTGGAGGAGTCGCAATGTTCCAGTAGTAACATCCCCCTGCAGGTTGATGCGGAATGGCAGGCATGACTGTGGCTAAT
This window harbors:
- the rhbdl3 gene encoding rhomboid-related protein 3 isoform X1, yielding MAGGNRELTVTSSPAVAANAEGEEIEVLESTDVLPVAPEDKWKELFDKYDVDNSGFISTERFRDLLATHGSELDPHKLEVLLALADGNADGKICYQDFVNLMSNKRSNSFRRAILQGGRHLKGNSLRDEVGLGLSQRLVRHVAYETLPREVDRKWYFDSYNYWPPPWLILTITILEVVVFFYYGCHLDRLVLQVSSPSFLKSPLPYHPQLRAQAWRYLSYVFMHTGIEHLSLNMAMQLLVGVPLEMVHGAARIGLVYACGVLAGSLAVSVTDMTAPVVGSSGGVYALVSAHLANVVMNWSGMKCQFKLFRMAMALVCMSVEFGRAVWLRFYPPAFPPCPNPSFVAHLGGVMVGLTLGVVVLQNYEQRLQEQSLFWIFFCVYTLFVLCAVFWNIFAYSLLEVRLPPPP
- the rhbdl3 gene encoding rhomboid-related protein 3 isoform X2 — its product is MGKCLQQKVADLLQHKYDVDNSGFISTERFRDLLATHGSELDPHKLEVLLALADGNADGKICYQDFVNLMSNKRSNSFRRAILQGGRHLKGNSLRDEVGLGLSQRLVRHVAYETLPREVDRKWYFDSYNYWPPPWLILTITILEVVVFFYYGCHLDRLVLQVSSPSFLKSPLPYHPQLRAQAWRYLSYVFMHTGIEHLSLNMAMQLLVGVPLEMVHGAARIGLVYACGVLAGSLAVSVTDMTAPVVGSSGGVYALVSAHLANVVMNWSGMKCQFKLFRMAMALVCMSVEFGRAVWLRFYPPAFPPCPNPSFVAHLGGVMVGLTLGVVVLQNYEQRLQEQSLFWIFFCVYTLFVLCAVFWNIFAYSLLEVRLPPPP